Part of the Paenarthrobacter sp. JL.01a genome is shown below.
CACCGGCGGGATCACGGCCGTCGCCAATGCCGTTGCCCCGTCGGCCGCCCCCGAGGTTGCTGGTCCCGTCAAGGTTGCCGCCGACGTCCAGCCGGCACCGGAGAACGTCGTAGCCCAGAACCGCATTACCGTTGGCGCGTCCAGCAAGGCCGTCAACGCGGCGCTCGCCAAGTGCCAGGCCGACAAGCTGCCGTTCGTGACGGTGGCCCTGGTTGACCGTTTCGGTACCGTCCAGGCGATCCTCCGCGGCGACAACGCTGCCGAGCACACCATCGAAGCCGCCAAGCAGAAGGCCTACACCGCAGCGGCCTTCGGTGCACCCACCAGCGAGCTGGCCAAGCGCGTCAACGGCAACGGCCCGTCCATCGCCGACCTCCCCGGTACCCTCTTCCTCTCCGGTGGCGTGCCGCTGAAGGTGAACGGAGTATCCGTGGCGGGTATCGGCGTCGGCGGCGCTCCCGACGGTGCCTTGGACGAAGCCTGCGCGACCGCCGGAGCCGACGCCCTGGCCGCGGCGAAATAACCATGCCCCCACATGGAGTTTTTGTACAGATAATGCCCTTTAGAGAGCGTTTTAGGGTCGTTATCTGTACAAAAACCGCGGCGTTGGTGGTGTTGCTTGGGTTGCTGGCCGGATGTTCGACGGCGGCGCCGTCGCCTCCCAGCGCGGCCACGGCTCCCGGAGCTCCCAGCCCAACCGCAGCGTCCAGCGCGAGCCCCGGCCCGGCGTCGTCGTCCCCTGCCGTGGTGACCCCAACCCCACTGTCACCGGAGGCGCAAATGGAAACGGACCGGCTCCTGATCCTCGCTGCCAAAGCCAACGATCCTGCCCGGGTCCGGGAACTGATCGCTGCGGGCGGGAACGTGAACGCGAAAGACGCCATCCAGGATTCCGCCTTCCTCTATGCAGGGGCCGAAGGATTCAACGAGGTCCTGCAGCTGACGTTGGACGCCGGGGCGGACGTCCGCAGCATCAACAGGTACGGCGGTACAGCCCTGATCCCGGCGAGCGAGCACGGGCACACGGACACGGTGCGGATCCTGATCGCCGCCGGAGTGCCGGTGAACCATGTGAACAACCTGGGCTGGACCGCGATGCAGGAGGCCATTCTGCTCAACAACGGCGGCCCGAACCAGCAGGACGTGGTCCGGCAATTGCTCGCCGCCGGAGCTGATCCGGACAT
Proteins encoded:
- a CDS encoding GlcG/HbpS family heme-binding protein — protein: MKKPNKMLAAAAAGALLLTGGITAVANAVAPSAAPEVAGPVKVAADVQPAPENVVAQNRITVGASSKAVNAALAKCQADKLPFVTVALVDRFGTVQAILRGDNAAEHTIEAAKQKAYTAAAFGAPTSELAKRVNGNGPSIADLPGTLFLSGGVPLKVNGVSVAGIGVGGAPDGALDEACATAGADALAAAK
- a CDS encoding ankyrin repeat domain-containing protein; translated protein: MPFRERFRVVICTKTAALVVLLGLLAGCSTAAPSPPSAATAPGAPSPTAASSASPGPASSSPAVVTPTPLSPEAQMETDRLLILAAKANDPARVRELIAAGGNVNAKDAIQDSAFLYAGAEGFNEVLQLTLDAGADVRSINRYGGTALIPASEHGHTDTVRILIAAGVPVNHVNNLGWTAMQEAILLNNGGPNQQDVVRQLLAAGADPDIRDPEGRTALQNAERLGFREIAALIRNR